The genomic interval AAGCGAATATTGCTCCTACAAAAGCTACTCCCATTACTGGTAAGTTTAAGTATCCTATACATACATATCCTAATAATACAAATGGTATAAGTTCTGTTTTTGCCATTATTGATAATATCATTGCAAATCCTATTGCTGGTAACATTTTACCCGCTACTGATAATCCACCTATTAACCAAGCTGGTATCATTTCTACTGCTGCTTGTAATCCAGTTGTACTAAATGCTCCTGCAAATCCAATAATAAATCCTACTATAGCGAATACCCAAATAGTTGCATTAGCACCTATTTTAAATTTAATCCAGTTTCCTTCTTCAATACCCTTATTTGCAAATTGAGTTAAACCTGTTGCAAATGTATAAGTTGCTGTAATTAAGAATTGGAAAGCTACTGCGAATGGAAATGATAAAGCAAGTGCAGTTGCTGGATCCATTCCTTGACCTTTCATAGTAATTGCCATTAATGTACCTATAATTCCTGGTCCCATTGGGTTTGGTGGCACTGTTCCACCAGCTCCTACTCCAAAGCCCATGAAAGCTATTTCTGAAACCGCCCCCATAGCTAATGCAGTTGGAATATCACCTAAAATTATTCCAACTCCAAAAGCTAGGATAATACAACGGTTTGTATAAAGTCCAAGTAACATACCTGCTAAACAAAAGGCTGTCCATAACCCTATTAAAATACATTGAATTAATGTAATTTCCATATAATATTACCTCCGCTTTTTCTAATAACCCTTATTAAATTTATTTACTATAGATATTTAGTTATATCTACTTGCATTGCTCCATCGTCACCTCTAGGTGTTGTTTTTGTATTAAACTTAACATTATACTTTTCTGATAATTCTCTTAATGCATCT from Clostridium perfringens carries:
- a CDS encoding PTS mannose/fructose/sorbose/N-acetylgalactosamine transporter subunit IIC; translation: MEITLIQCILIGLWTAFCLAGMLLGLYTNRCIILAFGVGIILGDIPTALAMGAVSEIAFMGFGVGAGGTVPPNPMGPGIIGTLMAITMKGQGMDPATALALSFPFAVAFQFLITATYTFATGLTQFANKGIEEGNWIKFKIGANATIWVFAIVGFIIGFAGAFSTTGLQAAVEMIPAWLIGGLSVAGKMLPAIGFAMILSIMAKTELIPFVLLGYVCIGYLNLPVMGVAFVGAIFALIEHFRGNNSNNSSDSNDEEVVFEGGI